Proteins encoded within one genomic window of Formosa agariphila KMM 3901:
- a CDS encoding cation:proton antiporter: MLELAGIIILGILAQWVAWKFKIPAILPLILIGLLVGPIAAEFLSEDGSKWIEPIWNGREGLFPGESLFYFVSLAISIILFEGGLTLKLSEIKNVAPSITKLITLGSAVTFFGAAIAAHYTFYLSWEISFLFSGLIIVTGPTVITPILRNIPLPKDVSAVLKWEGILIDPIGALIAVLVFEFISVDAGGEFTKRAFIEFGKIVLFGFTFGFTFAHALNTIINRNWIPHYLLNVFALASVLGVFVLSDSFAHESGLLAVVVMGMVLGNSKSPYLKELLYFKESLSVLLISILFILLAANINMSDLLLIYNWNTAVLFAIVVFVIRPIAVFLSTYKSSLKLNEKLFISWVGPRGIVAAGIASLFGLKLAKSGVPDAEYITPLVFMIVLGTVLLNATTARLFAKFVGVFLKKSEGILIVGASKLSRLIGHYLEENGRHVVLIDSNLVNIKKSEELGLEAINTNIYSDTLMDNIELNDVGYLMALTASADINKYAIEKFGSQFGENGSFRLLTADEMSNADLIPREGLFAQSDDFNSLSEVARKYPSVNEIEIHDNKQLMDLLKISDADEDIIPIFIKNNKGVLDIISATNKDKHNIVPGNKLVYIGKPFDVKKV; encoded by the coding sequence ATGTTAGAATTAGCTGGGATAATTATATTAGGAATATTAGCACAATGGGTGGCTTGGAAATTTAAAATTCCAGCCATTTTACCTTTAATACTTATTGGGTTATTGGTAGGACCAATAGCAGCCGAATTTTTATCTGAGGATGGTTCGAAATGGATAGAACCCATTTGGAACGGAAGAGAAGGTTTATTTCCAGGCGAAAGTTTATTTTATTTCGTCTCGCTTGCCATTAGTATTATTTTATTTGAAGGGGGATTAACTCTTAAATTAAGCGAAATTAAAAACGTCGCTCCTTCAATTACGAAACTAATTACTCTAGGGTCTGCTGTAACCTTTTTTGGAGCTGCAATTGCTGCACATTATACGTTTTATTTAAGTTGGGAAATTTCTTTTCTTTTTTCCGGTTTAATAATCGTTACAGGTCCAACTGTTATTACTCCTATTTTAAGAAATATTCCGCTTCCAAAAGATGTCTCTGCTGTGTTAAAATGGGAAGGTATTTTAATTGATCCCATTGGAGCGTTAATTGCCGTATTGGTGTTCGAGTTTATTAGTGTAGATGCAGGTGGCGAATTTACCAAACGTGCGTTTATAGAGTTTGGTAAAATTGTGTTATTTGGTTTTACCTTCGGGTTTACTTTTGCTCATGCATTAAACACAATTATTAATAGAAATTGGATCCCTCATTATTTATTAAATGTATTTGCTTTAGCTTCGGTTTTAGGTGTGTTTGTATTGTCTGATTCTTTTGCTCACGAGTCTGGACTTTTAGCCGTTGTGGTTATGGGAATGGTGCTTGGAAATTCTAAATCGCCATATTTAAAAGAATTACTGTATTTTAAAGAATCGCTTAGTGTATTATTAATTTCAATCTTGTTTATTTTACTAGCCGCCAATATTAATATGAGCGATTTATTGCTTATTTATAATTGGAATACAGCTGTGTTATTTGCAATAGTTGTTTTTGTTATTCGACCAATTGCTGTGTTTCTAAGCACTTATAAATCGTCTTTAAAATTGAATGAAAAACTATTTATTAGTTGGGTAGGCCCTCGTGGTATTGTTGCTGCAGGTATTGCTTCTTTATTTGGTTTAAAATTAGCTAAAAGTGGTGTTCCAGATGCCGAATATATTACACCTTTAGTGTTTATGATTGTATTAGGAACCGTACTATTAAATGCTACTACAGCGCGTTTATTTGCAAAATTTGTTGGTGTATTCTTGAAGAAATCTGAAGGTATATTAATTGTTGGGGCTTCAAAATTATCACGTTTAATTGGTCATTATTTAGAAGAAAATGGTCGACATGTCGTTTTAATTGATAGTAACTTAGTCAATATTAAAAAGAGTGAAGAACTAGGCTTAGAAGCTATTAATACAAATATTTATTCTGATACTTTAATGGATAATATAGAACTGAATGATGTGGGATATTTAATGGCATTAACAGCAAGTGCAGATATTAATAAATATGCTATTGAAAAGTTTGGAAGTCAGTTTGGAGAAAATGGATCTTTTAGATTATTAACTGCCGATGAAATGAGTAACGCAGATCTTATTCCAAGAGAAGGTTTATTTGCTCAGAGCGATGATTTTAATTCTTTAAGTGAAGTGGCACGTAAATATCCTTCGGTTAACGAAATAGAAATACACGATAATAAACAGTTAATGGACTTGTTGAAAATTAGCGATGCCGATGAAGATATTATTCCTATTTTCATTAAAAATAACAAAGGCGTTCTAGATATTATATCGGCAACAAATAAAGATAAACACAATATCGTACCAGGAAACAAACTGGTATATATTGGTAAACCCTTCGATGTTAAAAAGGTGTAA
- a CDS encoding glycoside hydrolase family 31 protein, which translates to MITNTELERKGNQYPNHIVSYEKNIDTLHFKTENGVCLQLTIVRDSILRFRYATSFNFENDFSYAISKFAKTGYNYLDIKETKELYIVTTSKVICRIFKSNMKIKLFDALDNTLISQDEIGFHWDESYEFGGNVVKMSKVSHDGESYYGLGDKADHLNLKGKRFENWVSDSFAYGKYTDPLYKAIPFYTGLHHGKSYGMFFDNTFKSHFDFAQERKNVTSYWALGGEMNYYFIYGPNMNDVVSKFTDLTGKPHQLPAMWSLGYHQCKWSYYPESKVKEITSKFRALSIPCDAIYLDIDYMEGFRCFTWNKDYFPDPKRMVKELADDGFKTIVIIDPGIKIDPEYDIFNEALEKDYFCKRADGPYMKGKVWPGACYFPDFTNKNVRSWWADLFKELVEDIGVKGVWNDMNEPAVMEVPGKTFPDDVRHDYDGNPCSHRKAHNIYGMQMARATYQGLKKFAYPKRPFVITRAAYAGTQRYSSTWTGDNVASWEHLWIANVQAQRMSLSGYSFVGSDIGGFAEQPNGELFTRWIQLGVFHPFCRTHSSGDHGDQEPWMFGDEVTGIVKSFIELRYQLLPYLYTAFWQYLNDGVPVLKSLVLYDQDDIQTHYRTDEFIYGNHILVCPILEPNSRGRRMYIPRGNWYNYWTQDYIIGGKEIWVDADLDRMPIFIKEGSIIPKYPIQQYVDEKDFDEITLEVRYKLGKEESLLYDDAHDGYDYTKGRYSLSKFNLTGKTNELIIQQHTTGTFKTPYISFKLKFIGLPFEISKIEVDNVEIDLESLNCTTHNMELIVDKTFSEIHIR; encoded by the coding sequence ATGATTACAAATACAGAATTAGAAAGGAAAGGAAACCAATATCCTAATCATATCGTATCTTATGAAAAAAATATTGATACGCTTCATTTTAAAACTGAAAATGGGGTTTGTTTACAACTCACTATTGTTCGCGATAGTATTTTACGTTTTAGATACGCCACATCATTTAATTTCGAAAATGATTTTTCTTATGCCATTTCCAAATTTGCAAAAACAGGTTATAACTATTTAGACATTAAAGAAACTAAAGAGTTATATATTGTTACTACTTCTAAAGTGATTTGTAGAATTTTTAAAAGCAATATGAAAATAAAGCTGTTCGATGCCTTAGACAACACTTTAATTTCACAAGACGAGATTGGTTTTCATTGGGACGAAAGCTACGAATTTGGTGGTAACGTTGTAAAAATGAGTAAAGTTTCGCACGATGGCGAGAGTTACTACGGTTTAGGAGATAAAGCCGACCATTTAAATTTAAAAGGTAAACGTTTCGAAAATTGGGTGTCAGATTCATTTGCTTATGGAAAATATACAGATCCACTATATAAAGCAATTCCATTTTACACGGGCCTACATCACGGTAAGTCTTATGGAATGTTTTTTGACAATACTTTTAAATCTCATTTCGATTTTGCTCAAGAACGCAAAAATGTAACTAGTTACTGGGCATTGGGTGGAGAAATGAATTACTACTTCATTTATGGTCCAAACATGAACGATGTGGTGTCTAAATTCACCGATTTAACAGGTAAACCTCATCAGCTTCCTGCCATGTGGTCTCTAGGGTATCATCAATGTAAATGGAGTTATTATCCAGAATCTAAAGTTAAAGAAATAACTTCAAAATTTAGAGCGTTAAGTATTCCATGCGATGCTATTTATTTAGATATCGATTATATGGAAGGCTTTCGCTGTTTTACATGGAATAAAGACTATTTCCCAGACCCTAAACGAATGGTTAAAGAATTAGCAGACGACGGGTTTAAAACAATAGTTATTATTGATCCAGGAATTAAAATAGATCCAGAATACGATATTTTTAATGAAGCTTTAGAAAAAGATTATTTCTGTAAACGTGCCGATGGTCCGTATATGAAAGGAAAAGTCTGGCCTGGAGCTTGTTATTTTCCAGATTTCACAAATAAAAACGTAAGATCTTGGTGGGCCGATTTGTTTAAAGAACTTGTTGAAGATATTGGAGTAAAAGGCGTTTGGAACGATATGAATGAGCCTGCTGTTATGGAAGTACCCGGCAAAACATTCCCAGACGATGTACGTCACGATTATGATGGAAATCCTTGTAGCCATAGAAAAGCTCACAATATTTACGGAATGCAAATGGCTAGGGCTACATATCAAGGCTTAAAGAAATTTGCCTACCCTAAGCGTCCGTTTGTAATTACAAGAGCTGCTTATGCAGGTACACAACGTTACTCATCTACTTGGACAGGAGATAATGTAGCTAGTTGGGAACATTTATGGATTGCAAATGTACAGGCACAACGTATGTCCCTTTCTGGATATTCGTTTGTGGGGAGTGATATTGGTGGTTTCGCAGAACAGCCTAATGGTGAATTATTTACACGTTGGATTCAGCTGGGCGTATTTCATCCGTTTTGTAGAACACATTCTTCTGGTGATCACGGCGACCAAGAACCATGGATGTTTGGAGACGAAGTTACCGGCATAGTTAAAAGTTTTATAGAACTACGCTACCAACTCCTACCCTATTTATACACTGCATTTTGGCAATATTTAAACGATGGCGTACCAGTGTTAAAATCGTTGGTACTTTATGATCAAGATGATATACAAACACATTATAGAACAGATGAGTTTATTTACGGAAATCATATTTTGGTCTGCCCTATATTAGAACCAAATTCTAGAGGAAGACGCATGTATATCCCTCGTGGAAACTGGTATAACTATTGGACTCAAGATTATATTATTGGAGGAAAAGAAATTTGGGTGGATGCCGATTTAGACCGTATGCCCATTTTTATAAAAGAAGGAAGTATAATTCCTAAATATCCCATACAACAATATGTTGACGAAAAAGATTTCGACGAAATTACATTAGAAGTTAGATACAAATTAGGGAAAGAAGAATCGTTACTATATGATGATGCTCACGATGGTTACGATTATACCAAAGGACGTTATAGTTTAAGTAAATTTAACCTTACTGGTAAGACGAATGAATTAATTATTCAACAACATACTACGGGTACATTTAAAACGCCTTATATAAGCTTTAAATTGAAATTTATAGGACTACCTTTCGAAATTTCTAAGATTGAAGTAGACAATGTTGAAATAGATTTAGAATCTTTAAACTGTACCACACACAACATGGAATTAATTGTAGATAAAACCTTTTCTGAAATTCATATTAGGTAA